A stretch of Besnoitia besnoiti strain Bb-Ger1 chromosome III, whole genome shotgun sequence DNA encodes these proteins:
- a CDS encoding hypothetical protein (encoded by transcript BESB_045080) has translation MSSPPRASSGPGIFSRLVPAFFADSCLRRSACPPCAFRAGLRALRLRVCKMYRNMPVDLVLVRHGQSEGNLAQRLCRQQQTCRAQAADAASGSASSPPSSALREEALAAEPGIGVWSEEFRERHNSLYRLTDKGRMQAAVAGRWIRSNVATLFDKYFTSEYVRAMETAAMLSLPTARWATEMYLRERDRGILANKPHHERHEQHPEEMRRKERDAFYWQPSGGESIANLCLRVDRVMENLCESCSGLRVIIVCHGGVIKSFRALIERVRPTESRASPAGGAGPGGGAITTRGQLEKIHNCQIVWYSRRDPRTGCISSKYNWVKSVCPWNVNLSSNQWREIRRHVYSNEELLRSVHQVPQLVNRSLEELEGPLPGLLPSAGLPPRGRQGPTSLLAVVAAASLARPAAAARGGVCGPPPPPGHRQQTSSSSSSASSSASSSASSSASSSSSSSTPDPGASSTAAGHQAASSDALGAAPWNDEKGRGEVPAVLEEDLDELLSDDSGCSDSDVDIILSQPPSLVLHGESTPPSPRDEEAPASLPRASEEEVDEELEEGEDEEAEESSEPRAHAKGGGTARESNLKLGGEDEPKKSTCEPSDAAAGRRDGNTSSAACLSRFLAAAAPRITAGEREKSLTKKPGEHKNEDGAAADEGPADAAAGRPKRPGLLHRGAAPPAPPVPQPHTHKESKSTDNRQREETPSRALREAPPLPAARSPSSACGAQGPACRRRGSFQGPGRLLSSAELLRRVSFQEGALHGHPAPRLPTPPSFSEDGIADTLALARHSLTPTRAADGGSAAPAAPSPTGLRHSIDSGAPLHSLSLDAPSLSSRRYSASDARRLREVAQTSRSSTGGWKLEGKLSGVDAGDADPSYCLGESRFTAEATQAGGGSAGRDAASAASSSPQTPWRDAGPTGGQREGLGDSLRSANSARDTPPSHFSAETNAKLASRALQASPAGGPMRSPRAGTAESLAGVAALAGRPQLAPREITPHTPHESASAARCALANRLPRGGRRGSACAGVVGGGEGEDGDRFSRSGAEDRLSTVGHDSARIRSSLEAPPGRATADLSRGVTSSPSPCGSGARAGGAVRAEDPSVFSSPAPPDLRQLFLLQQNHVLYLQRQQQALRASHALGPAVASSAHAGPLSSCFPGDASCPSLPEADGLPCFPRPCAESSASREELETVPPATSYADAGACAEGALREFASVQHQILQQLQQQQLFQLQLQQLLLAALVPGLQRGLAAVSPAVGAVGSLGDFGSLGTFSSQPASFSDAPASSMPHDQPTGCSYGGGSVSSLRIGPRFDSRTQPFLRRSLGSGDIMNIPPLPVPCPPYTGNATVLSRRAGSAPGEGCSQSRAAAGSCDGICQAPFQTRAAMPGAASPDAAPDGDSNTADTEGGTAGGAADVGLYSTMSSGITFEQNLLESLGFSPDIHRIVSHERDRVVDEYRRFLAAQQHLEPGAAFWEDESAATAGLVAASAHWGSQGDRAQTLSPGPRALAAASPLPLSPWTLADDQAPSAVEPAADRGDASFFANATNPQTASVKRQTWESELSEPPLCALESAAPSSASAHGGETLGLEPRPAANRTGVAGAAASWAPTNDQRATGGTSREPAHIPPADEGAGKEWEKSATRVGAPGPAEAGSSEPGTFRMEQQRDKTAGGRDADFKRGALAVSAEEPGRPREGGNAKAADDSPRLRGNAFEPGARSKRAPLRPAEEQRRSASELRPASASEVSYADDAERGEAGGGEGPPSGSENESDSERGGGRGEEDDQDADDECTRSNWDGRQGDWDSPDSDQDCRGAWRAR, from the exons ATGTCCTCACCCCCCCGGGCCAGTTCGGGTCCCGGTATCTTTTCGCGTTTGGTTCCTGCCTTCTTTGCAGACTCCTGCTTGCGTCGCTCGGCTTGCCCGCCGTGCGCGTTCCGCGCTGGTCTCCGAGcacttcgccttcgcgtctgcaaGATGTATCGAAACATGCCCGTTGATCTCGTTCTGGTGCGCCATGGCCAGTCCGAGGGAAACttggcgcagcgcctctgccggcagcagcagacctGCCGCGCAcaagctgcagacgccgcctccggctccgcctcctcccccccctcgagcgcgcttcgcgaagaggcgctcgcggctgagCCAGGCATCGGCGTCTGGTCGGAGGAGTTCCGCGAGCGCCACAACAGCCTGTACCGACTCACCGACAAAGGGCGCATGCAAGCGGCTGTCGCTGGTCGGTGGATCAGATCCAACGTCGCCACGCTCTTCGACAAATACTTCACTTCCGAATACGTCAG ggcGATGGAGACGGCAGCGATGTTGTCGCTTCCGACGGCGCGGTGGGCGACGGAGATGTacctgcgcgagcgcgaccgcgggaTTCTGGCGAACAAGCCTCACCATGAGAGACACGAGCAGCACCCTGAAGAAATGCGGCGGAAAGAGCGAGATGCCTTCTACTGGCAG CCTTCAGGCGGAGAGTCGATCGCGAATCTTTGCCTACGCGTCGACCGGGTGATGGAAAACCTCTGCGAATCTTGCTCAG GCTTGCGGGTGATCATCGTCTGCCACGGAGGCGTGATTAAGTCCTTTCGAGCCTTGATTGAGCGCGTGCGCCCGACGGAgagtcgcgcgtctccggcgggcggcgcgggtccCGGCGGAGGGGCGATCACGACGCGCGGCCAGTTGGAGAAGATCCACAACTGCCAAATCGTCTGGtacagccgccgcgacccgcgcaCGGGCTGCATCAGCTCCAAGTATAACTGGGTGAAGAGCGTCTGCCCCTGGAATGTGAATCTGAGCAGCAACCAGTGGAGAGAGATACGCCGACACGTCTACAGCAACGAAGAACTGCTGCGCTCA GTACACCAGGTGCCTCAGTTGGTGAATCGGAGCctggaggagctcgagggccCCCTGCCAGGGCTGCTGCCGTCTGCTGGgctcccgcctcgcggccgccagggTCCCACGTCCCTCCTCGCGGTcgtggctgctgcctctctcgcgaggcctgctgcggctgcgcggggaggcgtctgcgggccgccgcctcccccggGTCACAGGCAGCAGACGTCCTCTTCATCGagctccgcttcctcctccgcttcctcctccgcttcctcttccgcttcctcttcttcttcatcttccacTCCGGATCCGGGGGCCTCCTCCACGGCGGCGGGTCACCAGGCTGCGTCGAGTGacgcgctgggcgccgcgccgtggAACGACGAGAAGGGGCGGGGCGAGGTGCCCGCAGTTCTTGAGGAAGACCTCGACGAACTTTTGTCAGACGACAGCGGatgcagcgacagcgacgtgGACATCATTCTCAGtcagccgccgtcgctggtGCTGCATGGCGAGTccacgccgccgtcgccgagggacgaggaggccccTGCGTCGCTCCCGCGCGCATCAGAAGAAGAAGTCGATGAAGAActtgaagaaggcgaagacgaagaggcggaggagtcctccgagccgcgcgcccacGCGAAAGGCGGTGGGACAGCCAGAGAATCCAATTTGAAGCTGGGCGGGGAAGACGAGCCGAAGAAATCCACCTGCGagccgagcgacgcagctgcagggcgGCGGGATGGAAACACGAGCAGTGCGGCATGCCTCTCCAGATTcctggccgccgcggcccctCGGATAAcagctggcgagcgcgaaaAGAGCTTGACAAAGAAGCCTGGGGAACACAAGAacgaagacggcgccgctgccgatgAGGGaccggcagacgccgctgcaggcaggCCGAAGCGACCAGGCTTGCTGcacagaggcgctgcgccaccGGCTCCGCCAGTCCcgcagccgcacacgcacaAAGAAAGCAAGTCGACAGACAaccgacagagagaggaaacgc CTAGCCGagctctgcgcgaggcgccgcccctcccagcggcgcgcagcccgtCGAGTGCCTGTGGGGCGCAGGGTCCGGCctgtcggcggcgaggctccTTCCAGGGCCCCGGTCGTCTCCTGAGCTCCGCTGAGCTGCTGCGACGAGTCTCCTTTCAGGAGGGCGCTTTGCACGGCcatccggcgccgcgacttcCCACACCGCCGTCGTTCAGCGAAGACGGAATCGCAGATACGTTGGCTCTCGCGCGTCACTCCCTAACCCccacgcgggcggcggatgGCGGCAgtgccgcgccggcagcgccgtcgcccacAGGCCTGCGGCATTCGatcgacagcggcgcgccgctccacAGTTTGTCCCTTGACGCGCCGTCCCTCTCCAGTCGCCGGTACAGCGCTAGtgacgcgcggcgactgcgggAGGTCGCGCAAACGTCCAGGTCTTCCACGGGAGGTTGGAAGTTGGAGGGGAAGCTCTCTGGCGTGgatgcgggcgacgcggatcCGTCTTATTGCCTAGGCGAGAGCCGCTTTACTGCGGAGGCCACTCAAGCCGGTGGCGGCTCCGCTGGAAGAGacgctgcctctgctgcttcgaGCTCTCCTCAGACGCCCTGGCGGGACGCAGGCCCGACCGGCGGCCAGCGGGAGGGGCTGGGCGACAGTCTCCGGTCTGCAAACTCTGCGAGGGACACGCCCCCTTCGCATTTTTCTGCCGAGACAAACGCGAAGCTTgcttcgcgcgccctgcaggcctcgcctgccggGGGGCCTATGCGGTCGCCACGAGCGGGGACGGCAGAgtctctcgccggcgtcgccgctttgGCGGGCCGTCCGCAACTCGCCCCCCGTGAGATCACGCCGCACACCCCACACGAGAGCGCAAGCGCGGCGCGTTGCGCATTGGCGAACAGGCTCCCCcggggcggccgcaggggctCCGCATGTGCAGGCGTAGTtggcggcggggagggggaggacgGGGACCGCTTCTCCCGTTCAGGAGCGGAGGATCGGCTCTCCACTGTGGGGCATGATAGTGCGAGAATTCGGTCATCGTTGGAAGCGCCCCCCGGCAGGGCGACCGCGGATCTGTCTCGCGGAGTCACAAGCTCCCCTTCGCCTTGCGGCAGCGGGGCAAGAGCTGGCGGGGCGGTGCGGGCAGAGGATCCCTCGGTTTTCTCGAGCCCCGCTCCGCCTGACCTTCGTCAACTCTTTCTTCTACAGCAGAACCACGTCCTTTATCTTCAAAGACAGCAGCAGGCATTGCGCGCGAGCCACGCCCTAGGCCCCGCAGTCGCCAgcagcgcacacgcagggCCGTTGTCGTCCTGCTTTCCTGGAGACGCGTCGTGCCCGTCTCTGCCTGAGGCGGACGGCCTGCCCTGCTTTCCGCGCCCCTGCGCGGAAagcagcgcgtcgagggAGGAGCTCGAGACCGTCCCCCCTGCGACATCGTAtgcagacgcgggcgcatgcgctgagggcgccctgcgcgagtTCGCATCCGTTCAGCACCAGATTCTTCAGcagcttcagcagcagcagctcttccagctgcagctgcagcagctgttgctcgccgcgctggtTCCCGGACTGCAGAGGGGCCTGGCCGCCGTGTCTCCCGCGGTGGGCGCCGTGGGGTCTCTGGGCGACTTTGGAAGCTTGGGCACCTTCTCGAGCCAGCCGGCGTCCTTTTCCGACGCGCCTGCAAGTTCCATGCCGCACGATCAGCCGACAGGCTGCAGCTATGGGGGTGGCAGTGTCAGCTCGCTCAGGATCGGGCCTCGCTTCGACTCGCGGACGCAGCCTTTTCTACGGCGATCTCTCGGCAGCGGCGATATCATGAACATTCCGCCTCTCCCCGTCCCGTGTCCTCCGTACACCGGAAACGCGACCGTGCTTTCCCGGCGTgcgggcagcgcgccggGCGAAGGCTGCAGCCAGTCTCGAGCGGCAGCAGGAAGCTGCGACGGCATCTGCCAGGCGCCTTTTCAGACTCGCGCCGCGAtgcctggcgccgcgtcgcctgacgcggcgcccgacggcgaCTCCAACACGGCCGATACGGAGGGAGGGACAGCGGGGGGCGCGGCAGACGTGGGCCTCTACTCGACGATGAGCAGTGGGATCACCTTCGAACAAAATCTCCTCGAGTCTCTAGG CTTCTCGCCTGACATCCACCGCATCGTCTCGCACGAGCGGGATCGCGTCGTTGACGAATACCGGCGCTTCCTGGCGGCCCAGCAGCACCTCGAGCCTGGAGCCGCGTTTTGGGAGgacgagagcgcggcgaccgcgggtCTCgttgccgcgtctgcgcactGGGGTTCGcagggcgaccgcgcgcagacgctgtCACCCGGCCCCCGAGCGCTGGCTGCCGcatctccgcttcctctgtcGCCGTGGACTCTCGCCGACGACCAGGCGCCATCGGCAGTGGAGCCCGCGGCAGACCGCGGAGATGCGAGTTTTTTCGCGAACGCCACAAACCCTCAAACCGCCAGCGTCAAAAGGCAGACGTGGGAGTCCGAATTGTCTGAACCTCCGCTGTGTGCGctcgagagcgcggcgccgtcaaGCGCCTCGGCACACGGCGGGGAGACGTTGGGGTTGGAGCCGCGCCCAGCAGCCAACCGGACGggtgtcgccggcgccgccgctagCTGGGCTCCCACGAACGATCAGCGGGCGACGGGGGGCACATCGCGCGAGCCTGCGCACATTCCGCCTGCCGATGAAGGTGCAGGAAAGGAGTGGGAGAAGTCGGCAACGCGGGTTGGAGCGCCAGGccccgcagaggcaggctcCTCAGAGCCAGGGACGTTTAGAATGGAACAACAGCGGGACAAGACGGccggaggcagagacgccgacTTCAAGAGGGGAGCACTCGCGGTTTCAGCGGAGGAACCTGGCAGGCCACGCGAAGGGGGgaacgcgaaggcggcggacgacTCCCCACGCCTGCGAGGAAACGCCTTCGAGCCAGGCGCCCGAAGCAAACGGGCCCCACTGCGACCGGCCgaggagcagcggcgcagtGCCAGCGAACTTCGTCCGGCGTCAGCCAGCGAG GTCTCCTatgcggacgacgcggagcgcggagaggctgGAGGGGGCGAAGGGCCGCCGTCCGGATCTGAAAATGAGTCtgacagcgagcgaggcggagggcgcggcgaagaagatgaCCAAGATGCCGACGACGAGTGCACGCGAAGCAACTGG GACGGGCGACAGGGCGACTGGGATTCTCCTGATTCCGACCAGGACTGCAGGGGCGCGTGGAGAGCACGATAG
- a CDS encoding hypothetical protein (encoded by transcript BESB_045090), whose amino-acid sequence MRARGSTQSEFLVLKEEDGETILHISPAAVKRLTQIWVKRREVELLAYAAASQVGKAAAQVDAHLHGTPTSLGVSASGDGAGKQDSEFLLREGRVREELFGVLPGERAQQAADRQRIRDTGGGSGHAFSTEAAEGLERKNAARSGIHDTKLGLLVRVVSGGCSGYQYCFDLVGQKALGEFRQAGTHLFFWLSSTPEGSTAGGGKNLPGTVSAAASRERRWCVVVDQCSVPLLENSVVDYSDTLTASEFRIVQNEQAENVCSCGHSFAIKDDF is encoded by the exons ATGCGCGCGCGGGGGTCGACGCAGTCCGAGTTCCTCGTTctgaaggaggaggacggcgaaaCGATTCTCCACATCTCGCCAGCTGCAGTAAAACGGTTGACGCAGATTTGGGTGAAACGCAGAGAGGTTGAGCTGCTGGCGtacgccgcggcctctcaaGTCGGCAAGGCGGCAGCCCAAGTCGACGCACATCTCCACGGGACCCCGACCTCACTGGGTGTATCTGCAtctggcgacggcgcaggcaaGCAGGATTCCGAGTTCTTGCTGCGCGAGGGGCGCGTGAGGGAGGAGCTCTTCGGCGTGCTGCCTGGCGAGCGAGCCCAGCAGGCAGCAGATCGGCAACGCATTCGAGACACGGGGGGCGGGTCGGGTCACGCGTTTTCCACAGAGGCTGCGGAAGGATTGGAACGGAAGAATGCGGCGCGGAGTGGAATCCACGACACCAAGTTAGGACTCCTCGTTCGCGTAGTCAGTGGAGGTTGCTCGGGGTACCAATATTGCTTCGATTTAGTCGGCCAGAAAGCGCTCGGCGAGTTTCGACAGGCGGGCACACACCT GTTTTTCTGGCTGTCCTCGACGCCTGAAGGTTCCACTGCAGGAGGGGGGAAAAATCTGCCCGGAACGgtttctgcagctgcaagTCGAGAGAGGAGGTGGTGCGTCGTGGTGGACCAGTGCAGCGTCCCGTTGCTGGAAAATTCAGTCGTGGACTACTCCGACACTCTCACAGCTTCTGAGTTTCGCATTGTTCAGAATGAACAAGCAGAGaacgtctgcagctgcgggcaCTCCTTCGCCATCAAAGACGACTTTTAG
- a CDS encoding MSP (Major sperm protein) domain-containing protein (encoded by transcript BESB_045100), translated as MAGPLLRITPEKVIEFPVVLFSSSTVELHLENTSDTFVAFKIKTTAPKSYLVRPSTGVIPRGGKEVVHIVLQPLSEEPTRPCSDRFLIQSTAVTSDAPLARDYWQTLDRDQIEDTRLSVVYRTSGSGGDHVGGAGMGSADGAGPTGRSGGYGAASGSQGGNYSADLKSRYDQLVEYALALERHKDELVKENEALKAQIGRKGAAQKSGGMGMFELWHIPVYIFIGVVIWYFFGRTAATVAN; from the coding sequence ATGGCGGGACCGTTGCTTCGAATCACCCCCGAGAAGGTGATAGAGTTTCCTGTGGTTCTCTTCAGTTCGTCCACTGTCGAGTTGCATCTGGAAAACACTTCCGACACGTTTGTCGCTTTCAAAATCAAGACGACGGCTCCCAAGAGTTACCTCGTGCGGCCGTCGACCGGTGTCATTCCGCGTGGCGGCAAAGAAGTCGTTCACATCGtcctgcagccgctctcCGAAGAGCCGACGCGTCCGTGCAGCGACCGCTTCCTCATTCAGTCCACAGCTGTGACCTccgacgcgccgctggcgcgcgactACTGGCAAACACTCGACAGAGATCAGATCGAAGACACTCGGCTGTCTGTCGTCTACCGCACCAGCGGGTCCGGCGGCGACCacgtgggcggcgcgggcatgggctccgccgacggcgcaggcccCACTGGTCGCAGTGGCGGCTatggcgccgccagcggcagccagGGAGGCAACTACTCTGCAGATCTGAAGAGTCGCTACGACCAGCTGGTCGAGTATGCGTTGGCCTTGGAGCGCCATAAAGACGAACTCGTCAAGGAAAACGAAGCTCTCAAGGCGCAGATTGGCCgcaaaggcgccgcgcaaaAGAGCGGCGGCATGGGCATGTTTGAGCTGTGGCACATTCCCGTCTACATTTTCATTGGCGTTGTAATCTGGTACTTCTTCGGAAGAACTGCTGCGACGGTCGCCAACTAA
- a CDS encoding transporter, major facilitator family protein (encoded by transcript BESB_045110), whose protein sequence is MDASADHTTRVSMPLSPRAVPGLSVAACEGAVEAAAPPASLVGGQNGGAEASSRSGSAVGELALNPAETPTAWLPSIPLLPADGLEAEAKAASAREPVTGAQAAAEQRRPFNLSRYVLLVVYVLYTFASARVLFGWPNLSSMLFRAGAFSWLCRGEPLVEDKRYLCRAQDSAVQFLFTVGIAVAFCFSLGAGLLMDFRGPKVCACVGQLMNTLGWILLGVAGESCQTYIPGVLCLALGADAGYLPALNISNLFPGHEGLVIVTMSAAMSASFSVPTIMDASWRSNPNQSFFSICLAYALAGTGLCFLVALFLFPAQSYKSQEELAQKIRQENQEREREAQNELAERPPLEKHKSDATAAQTAAPGASLEESMEASPDATGASSQQGLASPAAGDAQKADRAEDAGVGVAFEAARCIPFSKQIRSPYFYCFYIYWPLNALFYNFYMTSAENLFNAEINDLLGILGPLSMIPSILLGKVADMWGVMSLVLFIITSGVLMYAFAIPKSLFCYYVSAVFSCLYLSNFSGQMYAYMGDTFRSTDFGKVVGVTSATGGLLSLLRIPLHDALTVRVLDGDYFYACVTMLGLALICFCLALHLFFLKRRWPKAYLTRPAQVEPAAEPGDLVLVAVEG, encoded by the coding sequence ATGGACGCCTCGGCGGACCACACCACACGGGTCTCGAtgcctctgtcgccgcgagccgtGCCTGGCCTCAGTGTCGCTGCATGTGAAGGCGCAGTTGAGGCCGCTGCTCCGCCCGCGAGTCTCGTGGGTGGTCAGAAcgggggcgcggaggcctcaaGCCGCTCCGGCAGCGCGGTCGGGGAGCTCGCCTTGAATCCGGCTGAAACCCCGACTGCGTGGCTGCCCTCCATCCCACTGCTTCCCGCGGACGGCctggaggccgaggcgaaggccgcgtccgcgcgcgagccagtGACTGGCGCGCAGGCTGCAgccgagcagcggcggcccTTCAACCTCAGTCGCTACGTGCTTCTCGTGGTGTACGTCCTCTACACGTttgcctcggcgcgcgtgctCTTTGGCTGGCCGAATTTGTCTTCCATGCTGtttcgcgcgggcgccttctcgtggctctgtcgcggcgagccgctcgTGGAGGACAAGCGCTACTTGTGCCGCGCGCAGGACAGCGCTGTGCAGTTTCTCTTCACAGTCGGGATCgcggtcgccttctgcttctcgctggGCGCGGGGCTGCTGATGGACTTCCGGGGGCCCAAGGTCTGCGCGTGCGTTGGGCAGCTGATGAATACCCTGGGGTGGATTCTTctgggcgtcgcgggcgagtCCTGCCAGACCTACATCCCAGGCGTGctgtgcctcgcgctcggcgccgacgccggctACTTGCCCGCGCTGAACATCAGCAACTTGTTCCCGGGTCATGAAGGACTGGTGATTGTGACGATGAGTGCAGCCATGTCTGCGTCCTTTTCGGTGCCCACTATCATGGACGCCTCGTGGCGCAGCAATCCGAACCAGTCTTTCTTCTCCATCTGCTTGGCGTACGCGCTTGCGGGGACcggcctctgcttccttgTCGCGCTTTTCCTGTTCCCTGCGCAAAGCTACAAGTCCCAGGAAGAGCTGGCGCAGAAAATCCGGCAAGAAAAccaggagcgcgagcgagaggcgcagaacgAACTTGCTGAGCGTCCCCCGCTGGAGAAGCACAAGTCCGACGCAACAGctgcgcagacagcggcgcctggggcTTCGTTGGAGGAGAGCATGGAGGCCAGTCCGGATGCGACCGGCGCTTCCTCTCAGCAGGGACTGGCGAGTCCCGcagcaggagacgcgcagaaggcagacCGTGCGGAAGACGCCGGAGTGGGTGTGGCCTTTGAGGCCGCTCGCTGCATTCCCTTTTCCAAGCAGATCCGGTCGCCGTACTTTTACTGCTTCTACATTTACTGGCCGCTCAACGCGCTGTTCTACAACTTCTACATGACGTCGGCGGAGAACTTGTTCAACGCGGAGATCAACGACCTCCTGGGCATTCTGGGGCCCTTGTCGATGATTCCCTCGATCCTCCTCGGCAAAGTCGCAGACATGTGGGGGGTGATGTCGCTCGTCCTCTTCATCATCACGTCGGGCGTGCTCATGTACGCCTTCGCGATCCCCAAGTCGCTGTTTTGCTACTACGTCAGCGCAGTGTTTTCGTGTCTGTATCTCTCGAACTTCAGTGGGCAGATGTACGCCTACATGGGCGACACGTTCAGATCCACAGACTTTGGGAAAGTCGTGGGCGTCACGAGTGCAACCGGCGggctcctctcgctgctgcggatTCCGCTACACGACGCACTCACCGTGCGCGTCTTGGACGGGGACTACTTCTACGCCTGCGTCACCAtgctcggcctcgcgctcatttgcttctgcctcgcgctccacctcttcttcctcaagCGGCGGTGGCCTAAGGCTTACCTCACGCGCCCCGCGCAAGTggagcccgccgcggagcctggCGACTTAGTTCTCGTCGCTGTCGAGGGCTGA